The Kordia sp. SMS9 genome window below encodes:
- a CDS encoding glucose-1-phosphate adenylyltransferase, whose product MINDKVLSIILGGGQGSRLYPLTEARSKPAVPIAGKYRLVDIPISNCINSDIKRMYVLTQFNSASLNKHISNTYHFSFFSSAFVDVLAAEQTITSDKWFQGTADAVRQSMHHFLKNDFEYALILSGDQLYQMDFNEMIKRHEASNAEISIATYPVNAKDATSFGILKTNEENVITSFIEKPAADLLPDWTSDVGEEMEREGRKYLASMGIYIFNRDLLIKLMDNPDTVDFGKEIIPQSINDHKTVSFQYQGYWTDIGNIDSFFEANLGLTDDIPKFNLYDQKRRIYTNARILATSKISGTTLNKTVISDGCIIQASKIERSVIGIRSRIGKDTVIINTYMMGSDTYESLEEIEKKKIDILSGIGERCYIKNAIIDKNCRIGDDVKINGGPDLQDVETDTYFVKDGIVVIKKDSVIPKGTIIQ is encoded by the coding sequence ATGATTAACGACAAAGTACTAAGTATTATTCTCGGAGGCGGACAAGGTTCACGACTCTATCCATTAACGGAAGCACGTTCTAAGCCAGCGGTGCCAATTGCTGGAAAATATAGATTGGTAGACATTCCAATTTCCAACTGTATCAATTCGGACATTAAACGTATGTATGTGTTAACGCAGTTCAATTCGGCTTCGTTGAACAAGCATATTTCAAATACCTATCACTTTAGTTTCTTTAGTTCGGCTTTTGTAGATGTCCTTGCGGCTGAACAGACCATTACGAGTGACAAGTGGTTTCAAGGAACGGCAGATGCAGTACGACAAAGCATGCATCACTTCTTAAAAAATGATTTTGAGTACGCACTGATCCTTTCGGGAGATCAATTGTATCAGATGGATTTTAATGAAATGATCAAACGGCATGAAGCATCAAACGCAGAAATCTCTATTGCTACGTACCCAGTGAATGCAAAAGATGCAACGTCGTTTGGAATCCTAAAAACGAATGAGGAAAACGTCATTACGTCTTTTATTGAAAAGCCAGCGGCAGACTTATTGCCAGATTGGACATCGGATGTAGGCGAAGAAATGGAAAGAGAAGGGCGAAAATACTTAGCTTCTATGGGAATTTATATTTTCAATAGAGATTTGCTCATCAAACTCATGGACAATCCAGATACGGTTGATTTCGGAAAAGAAATCATTCCGCAAAGTATCAACGATCATAAAACCGTGAGTTTTCAGTATCAAGGCTATTGGACAGATATTGGAAACATTGATTCCTTCTTTGAAGCCAATTTGGGATTAACGGACGACATTCCAAAATTTAACCTATACGATCAAAAACGACGGATATACACTAACGCACGTATTTTAGCGACTTCTAAAATTTCAGGAACCACACTGAACAAAACGGTCATTTCTGATGGTTGTATCATTCAGGCTTCCAAAATTGAGCGTTCTGTCATCGGAATTCGTTCTCGTATTGGAAAAGATACGGTCATCATCAACACCTACATGATGGGAAGTGATACCTATGAATCATTAGAAGAAATTGAAAAAAAGAAAATTGACATTCTTTCGGGAATCGGGGAGCGTTGTTACATTAAAAACGCTATCATTGATAAAAACTGTCGTATTGGCGATGATGTAAAAATAAACGGTGGCCCAGACTTACAAGATGTGGAAACGGACACTTATTTTGTCAAAGACGGCATTGTGGTGATCAAAAAAGATTCGGTTATTCCTAAGGGAACGATCATACAATAA
- the glgA gene encoding glycogen synthase, producing the protein MKVLFFTKEFPPYVYGGAGVHVEYLADELKQLMEVEVRSFGDQDVQGENLSIAGFLGTHNDFENTDKKLKTVFNTMQTNLHMNANGIDADVVHCHTWYAQFAGIMAKLCYGKPLVITTHSLEPLRPWKREQLGRGYDASSWIEKTAIEMADAIIAVSEETKVDVLKHFNVNEEKIQVIYNGINLQQYQFTPEKGILEKFKIDSTKPYVLFVGRITRQKGIIHLVNAIKHIDADTQIVLCAGAPDTEDIAKEMQESVAAIKETRDNVFWIEEMLPKPEIIQLYSHATVFCCPSIYEPFGIINIEAMACKTAVVASAVGGIKEVVIPNETGILVSVEQQDAAPFEPMDPEKFAKDLADGINKVVNDDKLRAHMETEGRKRVEDFFDWKAIAKQTENLYKSII; encoded by the coding sequence ATGAAAGTACTGTTCTTTACCAAAGAATTTCCGCCGTATGTTTATGGAGGTGCTGGAGTTCACGTAGAATATTTAGCAGATGAATTGAAACAACTCATGGAAGTTGAGGTACGTAGTTTTGGCGATCAAGATGTCCAAGGTGAAAACCTCAGCATTGCAGGGTTTTTAGGTACTCACAACGATTTTGAAAACACAGATAAAAAGCTGAAAACAGTTTTCAATACCATGCAAACCAATTTGCACATGAATGCCAATGGCATCGATGCTGATGTGGTACATTGTCATACATGGTATGCGCAATTTGCAGGAATCATGGCGAAATTGTGTTACGGAAAGCCGTTGGTAATTACGACGCATTCGCTAGAACCATTACGACCGTGGAAACGTGAGCAATTAGGTCGCGGATACGATGCTTCTTCATGGATTGAAAAAACAGCCATCGAAATGGCCGATGCAATCATTGCCGTTTCTGAAGAAACGAAAGTAGACGTCTTGAAACATTTCAACGTAAATGAAGAAAAGATACAAGTCATTTACAACGGAATCAATCTACAGCAGTATCAATTCACACCCGAAAAAGGCATCCTTGAAAAATTTAAGATAGATTCAACAAAACCGTATGTGCTTTTTGTGGGACGAATTACACGTCAAAAAGGAATCATTCACTTGGTAAATGCCATCAAACATATTGACGCAGACACGCAAATTGTATTGTGTGCGGGTGCACCAGATACGGAAGACATCGCGAAAGAAATGCAGGAAAGTGTGGCAGCAATTAAAGAAACGCGCGACAATGTGTTTTGGATTGAAGAAATGTTGCCAAAACCAGAAATCATTCAACTATATTCACACGCTACCGTTTTTTGTTGTCCGTCCATTTACGAACCATTCGGTATTATCAATATTGAAGCCATGGCTTGTAAAACGGCAGTCGTAGCCAGTGCTGTTGGCGGCATTAAAGAAGTCGTAATTCCGAACGAAACAGGAATTCTCGTTTCTGTGGAACAACAAGACGCAGCACCTTTTGAACCTATGGATCCTGAAAAATTTGCGAAAGATCTAGCGGATGGCATCAACAAAGTGGTCAATGATGACAAACTTAGAGCCCACATGGAAACAGAAGGTAGAAAACGCGTAGAAGACTTTTTTGACTGGAAAGCCATTGCAAAACAAACTGAAAACCTATATAAATCCATCATATAA
- the msrB gene encoding peptide-methionine (R)-S-oxide reductase MsrB: MKKIFLVALMGMLFSCTSSAQKKADKNTKEETFKVTKTEAEWKKQLSPEAFYVLREAGTERAFTSPLNKNYKAGTYHCAGCNTPLFESETKFDSGTGWPSFYKEIEGNVSFSTDYKIGYARTEEHCATCGGHLGHVFNDGPKPTGKRHCINGVALKFVPEN; encoded by the coding sequence ATGAAAAAGATTTTTTTAGTTGCCTTGATGGGCATGTTATTTAGTTGTACAAGTTCTGCTCAAAAGAAAGCAGACAAAAATACCAAAGAAGAAACATTTAAGGTCACTAAAACCGAAGCAGAATGGAAAAAGCAATTGAGTCCAGAAGCATTTTACGTACTGAGAGAAGCTGGAACCGAACGCGCCTTTACAAGTCCGTTGAATAAAAATTATAAAGCAGGAACCTATCATTGTGCAGGTTGTAATACGCCATTGTTTGAAAGCGAAACTAAGTTTGATTCTGGAACAGGTTGGCCAAGTTTTTATAAAGAGATTGAAGGAAATGTGTCGTTTAGCACCGATTATAAGATTGGCTACGCGCGCACCGAAGAACACTGCGCCACTTGCGGCGGGCATTTAGGACACGTATTTAACGATGGACCAAAACCTACAGGAAAAAGACATTGTATTAATGGTGTGGCGTTGAAGTTTGTACCGGAAAATTAG
- a CDS encoding DUF1572 domain-containing protein produces the protein MSTTIAVNYLESTKKQFAYYKSLGDKTFAQLNDADIHWQANEDSNSISIIVKHIVGNMLSRWTNFLTEDGEKEWRHRDAEFEATYKTKAEMMAAWEKGWQCLFTAIHPLQADDVSRIIYIRNQGHTVLEAITRQLCHYPYHIGQLVYVAKLIRSDEWTSLSIPKGQSSTYNKDKFSKEKSKKHFTDDV, from the coding sequence ATGAGTACTACTATTGCAGTCAATTATTTAGAAAGTACCAAAAAACAATTCGCTTATTATAAAAGTTTGGGCGATAAAACCTTTGCACAATTGAACGATGCTGATATTCACTGGCAAGCCAATGAAGACAGCAATAGTATTTCCATCATCGTAAAACATATTGTAGGGAATATGCTGAGTCGTTGGACCAATTTCCTCACGGAAGATGGCGAAAAGGAATGGCGACATCGCGATGCTGAATTTGAAGCTACGTATAAAACCAAAGCTGAAATGATGGCTGCATGGGAAAAAGGCTGGCAATGTTTGTTTACTGCGATCCATCCATTGCAAGCGGACGATGTTTCACGCATTATTTACATTCGAAATCAAGGACACACGGTTTTGGAAGCTATTACGCGGCAATTGTGTCATTATCCGTATCATATTGGGCAGTTGGTATATGTTGCCAAGTTGATTCGTTCTGATGAATGGACTTCGTTGTCTATCCCGAAAGGTCAATCTTCAACATATAATAAAGATAAATTTAGTAAAGAAAAAAGTAAGAAGCATTTTACGGATGATGTGTAG
- a CDS encoding SGNH/GDSL hydrolase family protein has translation MSQQLKNFKRDQIRIAQKRLKTAYPKELTIVAEGDSWFAYPLRKDIIDYLIKKGYAIDKYAKAGDTLENMVYGTEIKRRRSSVQNEGAISLQKTLNSIRKHKPKIVLFSAGGNDIVGSEILGYLNHEVSRPASLINTEIFQARLQEMKTAVEFFIKSVRTTNVDCNILMDGYDYAKVNGKGYNFIFRNIKGPWLLPSFGMKNITRKEDHEAIIKYLVDEFNEMLIGLDAQYENFHHIDLRGEFPEDSQWDNEIHLKNSGYRKIANIYHEKITEVIQEDPVKVFRHLIV, from the coding sequence ATGTCTCAACAACTCAAAAATTTTAAGCGCGATCAAATACGGATTGCTCAAAAAAGACTCAAAACAGCGTATCCAAAAGAATTAACGATTGTAGCGGAAGGCGATTCGTGGTTTGCCTATCCGTTGCGAAAAGATATTATTGACTATCTCATCAAAAAAGGCTATGCCATTGATAAATATGCCAAAGCGGGCGATACGCTCGAAAATATGGTGTACGGAACGGAAATCAAGCGCCGCCGCAGTTCGGTACAAAATGAAGGTGCAATTTCGCTGCAAAAAACGTTGAATTCCATTCGAAAACACAAACCTAAAATTGTACTCTTTAGCGCAGGTGGCAACGATATTGTGGGAAGTGAAATTCTAGGCTATTTAAACCACGAAGTATCCAGACCTGCAAGTTTGATCAATACAGAAATATTTCAAGCGCGTTTGCAAGAAATGAAAACGGCGGTGGAATTTTTTATCAAATCGGTGCGTACGACCAATGTCGATTGTAACATTTTAATGGATGGCTACGATTATGCAAAAGTCAACGGAAAAGGCTATAATTTTATCTTTAGAAACATCAAAGGTCCGTGGTTGTTGCCTTCGTTTGGTATGAAAAACATCACACGAAAAGAAGATCATGAAGCCATTATCAAATACTTAGTAGACGAATTTAATGAAATGCTCATTGGATTGGATGCACAATACGAAAACTTTCATCACATAGACTTGCGTGGAGAATTCCCAGAAGATTCGCAGTGGGACAACGAAATTCATTTGAAAAATTCGGGCTACCGAAAAATTGCGAACATCTATCACGAAAAAATAACGGAAGTCATTCAAGAAGATCCTGTAAAAGTCTTTAGGCATTTAATTGTGTAG
- a CDS encoding serine hydrolase codes for MKCKIIFLAFFLTSLFAFGQKLTKAQRTQLNKIALQDIPKVAPGIAVGIVQNGKTIYTKYAGYANLKDSIQIGKSSRFNIASNGKQFTAFAILTLEEKGKLSLEDDIRKYVPNLLKNIQHPIKIKHLLNHSSGIRGVYRLWSLQGYTWWKQKFDNADVMELLEKQYELNFVPGTKYSYTNSNYIILTQIVEKVTGMTFVAYTDQMFTDLGMPNTSFVDDYENIKGPIAKPYFNFNTWTTYDWTCNVHGDGNLFSTLEDQLHWEKILHTKKSDVFSKEILEKSQQLIKNSKIKKYGYGVERGEHRNEKYRFHGGSTGAWKAITARFETGNFTVVTIINSGKIDPMMLTLQMADVLLNKTSEKETFAIVPAAVGAKVTTKDILGTYRTEGGYIMKFEEREGKLYMIRSGRNDIELVREDDNIFHQWNDAPFKQEFTKNKKGAMQITAYYPTVPPFTLTRIESDLSKFDYTALNGSFLNDEINVSFTIKNLGKENYEVTLGAEKMKGLLIYDNEMLVDDYNLSFTTDKKGNINEILVSTGRIENLRFVRK; via the coding sequence ATGAAATGTAAAATAATCTTCTTAGCTTTCTTTTTAACTTCTCTGTTCGCATTTGGACAAAAATTAACGAAAGCACAACGCACCCAACTCAACAAAATAGCCCTACAAGATATTCCAAAAGTTGCCCCAGGCATTGCCGTAGGAATTGTTCAAAATGGTAAAACGATCTATACCAAATATGCAGGATATGCCAACTTAAAAGACAGTATTCAAATTGGCAAATCATCACGATTCAATATCGCTTCTAACGGAAAACAATTTACGGCTTTTGCTATATTAACCCTAGAAGAAAAAGGCAAACTCAGTTTGGAAGATGACATTCGCAAGTATGTGCCAAATCTTTTAAAAAACATCCAACATCCAATCAAAATAAAACATTTATTAAATCATTCTAGTGGCATACGAGGTGTATATAGATTGTGGAGTTTGCAAGGATACACTTGGTGGAAACAAAAATTTGACAATGCAGATGTGATGGAATTACTGGAAAAGCAATACGAACTTAACTTTGTGCCAGGGACCAAATATTCATACACCAATTCCAATTACATCATATTGACGCAAATTGTAGAAAAAGTAACAGGAATGACTTTTGTAGCGTATACCGATCAAATGTTTACAGATTTAGGAATGCCGAATACGTCGTTTGTAGATGATTATGAAAACATCAAAGGTCCAATAGCAAAGCCGTATTTCAATTTTAATACTTGGACTACCTACGATTGGACGTGCAATGTACATGGAGATGGAAACTTATTTTCTACATTGGAAGATCAATTGCATTGGGAAAAAATACTGCACACAAAAAAAAGCGATGTGTTCTCCAAAGAAATCTTAGAAAAAAGTCAACAATTGATCAAAAATTCAAAAATTAAAAAGTACGGTTATGGTGTAGAACGTGGCGAACATAGAAATGAAAAATACCGTTTTCACGGCGGTTCTACAGGTGCATGGAAAGCCATTACCGCACGATTTGAAACTGGGAATTTCACAGTTGTAACGATCATTAATTCGGGAAAAATTGATCCGATGATGCTCACCTTGCAAATGGCAGATGTCCTGTTGAATAAAACAAGCGAAAAAGAAACCTTTGCTATTGTTCCAGCAGCTGTAGGAGCGAAGGTAACCACTAAGGATATTTTAGGAACGTATCGTACGGAAGGTGGGTATATTATGAAATTTGAAGAGCGTGAAGGTAAATTATATATGATTCGATCGGGAAGAAATGATATCGAACTCGTTAGAGAAGACGACAATATCTTCCATCAGTGGAATGACGCGCCTTTCAAGCAAGAATTTACCAAAAATAAAAAAGGCGCCATGCAAATTACGGCGTATTATCCAACAGTTCCACCATTTACACTCACACGTATTGAAAGTGATTTAAGTAAATTTGACTATACGGCGCTCAACGGTTCTTTCTTAAATGATGAAATCAATGTTTCGTTTACCATCAAAAATCTTGGGAAGGAAAATTATGAAGTGACGCTAGGAGCGGAAAAAATGAAAGGGCTCTTGATATATGATAATGAAATGTTAGTAGATGACTACAATCTGTCGTTTACAACTGATAAAAAAGGAAACATCAATGAAATACTCGTTTCTACAGGACGTATAGAAAATTTGCGCTTTGTGCGAAAGTAG
- a CDS encoding AraC family transcriptional regulator, protein MHFGFGFKSSTLLIFFVHGIIFTLLLLYKGIRNGHKSSFWLAAFIFLCTMYIAPFMLGYAGWYGIDTYREILFFVPFQQLFLLPPFLYFYVKSSLNPCFRFKRKDWLHFVPAIMYAIYSLMVWVTDTLILDEYYFYADQRDKDFSAWYQIAGFVMLVFYLFESLKLYAKYKKKTYETVSFADSILHVWIQRFLIAFLGLLLIRALFFIINPEWANFGRKYWYYLAFSILFYYIALSGYVHSIKINLQFLPKLDSNTTMDFLAEADHQEKPAENSEKTQVSITEEDKILQQQLEQFMTEEQLFANPSLTLFDVASKLNTHPKKVSNIINKGFKMNFNDFVNTYRTKEVIKKVEANENNIKTLLGIALESGFNSKSTFNRAFKKHTQQTPKEYFSKKDS, encoded by the coding sequence ATGCACTTCGGTTTCGGGTTTAAAAGTTCTACCTTATTAATATTCTTTGTTCATGGAATCATATTTACGTTGTTATTGCTGTACAAAGGCATTCGCAACGGACACAAATCGAGTTTTTGGCTGGCTGCGTTTATCTTTTTATGTACGATGTATATTGCACCTTTCATGTTAGGATATGCAGGTTGGTATGGCATAGATACGTATCGGGAAATTTTATTCTTTGTACCATTTCAACAACTATTTTTATTGCCACCATTCTTATATTTTTATGTAAAAAGTTCGTTGAATCCTTGCTTTCGTTTTAAAAGAAAAGATTGGCTTCACTTTGTACCTGCCATCATGTATGCAATATATAGTTTGATGGTTTGGGTGACAGATACTCTAATTTTAGATGAATATTACTTTTACGCAGACCAACGCGATAAGGATTTCTCCGCGTGGTATCAAATTGCAGGTTTTGTGATGTTGGTGTTTTACTTGTTTGAATCGTTAAAATTATATGCGAAATACAAAAAGAAAACCTATGAAACGGTAAGTTTTGCCGATTCCATTTTGCACGTGTGGATTCAACGGTTTCTCATTGCATTCTTAGGATTATTGCTCATTCGTGCCTTATTTTTTATCATCAATCCTGAATGGGCAAATTTTGGAAGGAAGTACTGGTATTATCTCGCGTTTTCAATTTTGTTCTATTACATCGCTTTGAGCGGATACGTACATAGCATCAAAATAAATCTTCAGTTTTTACCCAAATTAGATTCGAATACAACGATGGACTTTCTCGCGGAAGCGGATCATCAAGAAAAGCCTGCTGAAAATTCAGAAAAAACACAAGTCAGCATTACAGAAGAAGACAAAATATTGCAGCAACAACTAGAACAATTCATGACAGAAGAACAATTGTTTGCCAATCCAAGCTTGACACTATTTGATGTTGCTTCAAAGCTCAATACACATCCAAAAAAAGTGTCAAATATCATCAACAAAGGTTTCAAAATGAACTTTAACGACTTTGTAAATACGTACAGAACGAAAGAAGTCATAAAAAAAGTAGAAGCCAACGAAAATAACATTAAAACCTTGTTGGGAATCGCGCTAGAATCTGGATTTAACTCAAAATCAACATTTAACAGAGCTTTTAAAAAGCACACACAACAAACTCCGAAAGAATATTTTAGCAAAAAAGACTCCTAA
- a CDS encoding zinc-ribbon domain-containing protein produces MKYCTACGHSIANDAKFCRECGEKQIIKEIVEPENVQETETVQQTETVQQTETVQQTETVQQTAEATNIPRSARKRIPPLYIFLFLLGFIGPLYMISSTIVYLFFGTLFKFASSVYVVLTVVMSIVSLTTFIAIILMMLKRKKGLQLYFISQIIYVIVAIFLSVSLYQEKGGSELANAIIILLIIPAIIFLIIFRMKKFQEYLH; encoded by the coding sequence ATGAAATACTGTACAGCATGCGGACATTCTATCGCAAACGACGCTAAGTTTTGTCGTGAATGTGGTGAAAAACAAATCATCAAAGAAATTGTAGAGCCAGAAAACGTTCAGGAAACTGAAACTGTTCAACAAACCGAAACTGTTCAACAAACCGAAACTGTTCAGCAAACCGAAACTGTTCAGCAAACAGCGGAAGCCACAAACATTCCTAGAAGCGCTAGAAAACGCATACCACCTTTGTATATATTTCTTTTTTTGTTAGGATTTATAGGACCTTTGTATATGATTAGTTCTACAATTGTCTATTTGTTTTTTGGAACGTTATTTAAGTTTGCCTCATCAGTCTATGTGGTACTTACTGTTGTTATGTCAATTGTTTCATTAACAACCTTCATTGCAATTATACTCATGATGCTAAAACGAAAAAAAGGATTACAGCTCTATTTTATAAGTCAAATCATTTATGTAATAGTTGCTATATTTTTGTCCGTATCATTATATCAAGAAAAGGGTGGAAGTGAATTGGCAAACGCTATTATAATTTTATTAATTATTCCTGCAATCATTTTTCTAATTATTTTTAGGATGAAAAAATTCCAAGAGTACCTACACTAA
- a CDS encoding OmpA family protein, producing MRHRVYTIIAFLIVGIIAVNAQEKNIKKGNSEYDKYAFIDAREAYLKVAEEGYQSTELYARLGDSYYFIADYENAAKWYGALYNFSEEVNAEYLYRYALSLKSTEQYTASDAIMEKFYETKGEDYRAKLFVNERNYLQEIEQQSGRFKLEKAGFNSELSDFAPSFYQNRLVFASNRSNRGATKRIHDWNEQPFLDLYQVSVVSEDAATTLEKMPKVINSIYHESTAVFTKDGNTFYFTRNNYTNKEYKEDEEGTNRLKLYRAIRKNNKWNVTELPFNSDQYSVAHPALSTDEKTLYFASDMPGGKGQSDLYKVAIKGTEFGKPTNLGETINTEGRETFPFISKNNTLYFSSDGHVGLGGLDVFVSTIDRANDYREVFNLGRPINSPEDDFTFIINEISGAGYVASNREGGMGNDDIYSFVRTEKIISKCAQTLKGVVLDEQTNNPISNAKVLLLDNDNNMIAQTFAKDDGSFEFPLDCNTLYAIRAAKENYGTAEKSFGTTNELNKTLKKTLFLKTGNTMEKPIVAPVGADLVKILGLNPIYFDLDKDYIRADAEIELRKVIAVMKLYPTMKIDVRSHTDSRADDDYNMDLSNRRAKSTIEFLLTNGISESRLKGRGYGETRHVNRCSNGVPCAEYEHQLNRRSEFIIIEN from the coding sequence ATGAGACACAGAGTATATACAATCATAGCTTTCTTAATCGTTGGAATTATAGCGGTTAACGCACAAGAAAAAAATATCAAAAAAGGAAATAGTGAGTATGACAAATATGCCTTTATAGATGCGCGTGAAGCGTATTTAAAAGTAGCAGAAGAAGGATATCAATCAACAGAATTATATGCGCGTTTGGGAGATTCGTATTATTTCATAGCAGATTATGAAAATGCGGCAAAATGGTACGGAGCTTTATATAATTTTTCTGAAGAGGTAAATGCCGAATATTTATACAGATATGCACTTTCGTTAAAAAGTACAGAACAATACACAGCTTCTGATGCGATTATGGAAAAATTTTATGAAACTAAAGGCGAAGATTACAGAGCAAAACTATTTGTGAATGAGCGCAATTATTTGCAAGAAATAGAACAACAATCTGGACGTTTCAAGCTTGAAAAAGCAGGGTTTAATTCCGAGCTGTCAGACTTTGCACCTTCGTTTTATCAAAACAGATTGGTTTTTGCGTCCAACAGATCAAATCGTGGCGCTACCAAAAGAATTCACGATTGGAATGAACAACCTTTTTTAGACTTGTATCAAGTAAGTGTTGTTTCAGAAGATGCAGCAACTACCCTTGAAAAAATGCCGAAGGTCATCAATTCTATATATCACGAATCTACAGCAGTATTTACCAAAGATGGAAACACATTCTATTTCACACGAAACAATTATACCAACAAAGAATACAAAGAAGACGAGGAAGGTACAAACCGTTTAAAACTTTATCGAGCCATACGTAAAAATAACAAATGGAACGTTACAGAATTACCCTTTAACAGTGATCAATATTCAGTAGCGCATCCAGCGTTGAGCACTGATGAAAAAACATTATACTTTGCTTCTGATATGCCAGGCGGAAAAGGACAATCAGATCTATACAAAGTAGCCATTAAAGGAACGGAATTTGGCAAACCTACAAACTTAGGAGAAACCATCAATACAGAAGGAAGAGAAACCTTTCCTTTTATCAGTAAAAACAATACACTATATTTTTCATCCGATGGACATGTTGGCCTGGGCGGGTTAGATGTTTTTGTGTCAACAATTGACAGGGCAAATGACTACAGGGAAGTTTTTAACTTGGGGCGCCCCATCAACAGTCCAGAGGATGATTTTACCTTTATCATCAATGAAATTTCAGGCGCAGGATATGTTGCGTCTAATCGTGAAGGTGGTATGGGCAATGATGATATTTACAGCTTTGTGCGTACAGAAAAAATCATTTCAAAATGTGCACAAACGCTTAAAGGTGTTGTGTTGGATGAACAAACTAACAATCCAATTTCGAATGCAAAAGTACTATTGTTAGACAATGACAATAATATGATTGCTCAAACCTTTGCCAAAGATGATGGAAGTTTTGAGTTTCCTTTAGATTGCAACACACTATATGCCATAAGAGCCGCAAAAGAAAATTACGGAACTGCCGAAAAATCATTCGGAACCACTAATGAACTCAATAAAACCCTAAAAAAGACGCTATTCCTCAAAACAGGGAACACGATGGAAAAACCTATTGTGGCTCCTGTAGGTGCTGATTTAGTAAAAATACTCGGACTCAATCCGATCTATTTTGACTTAGACAAAGACTATATCCGAGCGGATGCAGAAATAGAATTACGCAAAGTAATAGCAGTCATGAAATTATATCCAACGATGAAAATTGATGTACGTTCACATACCGATAGTAGAGCAGACGACGATTATAATATGGATTTATCAAACAGACGTGCCAAATCAACTATAGAATTCTTACTAACCAATGGTATTAGTGAAAGTAGACTCAAGGGCAGAGGCTACGGAGAAACGAGGCACGTAAATAGATGTAGTAACGGCGTCCCATGCGCTGAATACGAACATCAATTGAATAGACGAAGTGAGTTTATAATTATTGAAAATTAA
- a CDS encoding type IX secretion system membrane protein PorP/SprF, which produces MKKNYVTIIALLVLVLFSNHTTAQQDAQYTQYMYNTLSINPAYAGSRDVFSFLGLYRSQWVGLDGAPRTFTASMHSPVGKRVGLGLNITNDEIFIAKESYIDIDFSYTLDVGTQGRLALGIKAGAHLLDIDSNRLNTGPFNPGDPDAFINIDRRFSPQFGVGLYYHTPKFYLGLSVPNILETEHFDDAPNSNNSSATAVERVNYYLMTGYIFELSSEVKFKPAGLVKLVSGAPLQVDVSANFLIYDKLTLGAAYRWSAALSAMVGFQLSDQFMIGFAYDRETTQLQQFNDGSYEVFLRYELFKRNKRMVSPRFF; this is translated from the coding sequence ATGAAAAAAAATTATGTAACCATTATAGCTTTACTGGTTTTAGTGTTGTTCTCTAATCATACAACAGCTCAGCAAGATGCACAGTATACACAATACATGTACAATACGCTGAGTATCAACCCTGCGTATGCTGGATCAAGAGATGTGTTTAGTTTTCTAGGATTATACAGATCACAGTGGGTAGGACTAGATGGCGCACCAAGAACGTTTACGGCATCCATGCACTCACCCGTAGGAAAGCGTGTCGGATTAGGTTTGAACATAACCAATGACGAAATATTTATTGCCAAAGAAAGTTACATTGATATTGATTTCAGCTATACGTTAGATGTGGGAACACAAGGACGATTGGCACTAGGAATAAAAGCAGGAGCACACTTATTAGACATTGATTCAAATCGACTGAATACAGGACCATTTAATCCAGGAGATCCTGATGCTTTTATAAATATAGACAGGCGCTTTTCTCCACAATTTGGAGTGGGATTGTATTATCATACCCCAAAATTCTACTTAGGATTGAGCGTGCCAAACATACTTGAAACAGAACACTTTGATGACGCGCCCAATAGTAACAATTCTAGTGCAACAGCAGTAGAACGAGTTAATTATTACCTCATGACAGGCTATATATTTGAACTGTCTAGTGAAGTAAAATTTAAACCTGCAGGATTGGTAAAACTTGTATCAGGTGCACCTTTACAGGTAGATGTGTCTGCTAACTTTCTTATCTATGACAAACTCACGCTTGGAGCTGCTTACAGATGGAGCGCGGCACTCAGCGCCATGGTAGGATTTCAATTATCAGATCAGTTTATGATTGGGTTTGCGTATGACAGAGAAACTACGCAATTACAGCAATTCAATGACGGTTCGTACGAGGTCTTTCTTCGGTATGAACTTTTCAAGAGAAACAAACGTATGGTATCACCAAGATTCTTTTAA